gcactcagcacccagccgggtgacagccccccagcgcccagcacccagcactcagcacccagcacccagcacccagcgcccagcgcccagcacccagcacccagcactcagcacccagccgggtgacagccccccagcgcccagcacccagcgcccagcacccagcgcccagcacccagcacccagcactcagcacccagcacccagcgcccagcacccagcgcccagcacccagcacccagcactcagcacccagccgggtgacagccccccagcgcccagcacccagcgcccagcacccagcgcccagcacccagcacccagcactcagcgcccagcgcccagcgcccagcacccagcacccagcacccagcgcccagcacccagcacccagcacccagccgggtgacagccccccagcacccagcacccagcgcccagcacccagcgcccagcacccagcacccagcgcccagccgggtgacagccccccagcgcccagcacccagcgcccagcacccagccgggtgacagccccccagcgcccagcacccagcacccagcgcccagccgggtgacagccgcccagcacccagcactcagcacccagcgcccagcacccagcacccagcacccagcgcccagcacccagcgcccagcacccagcacccagcgcccagccgggtgacagccccccagcgcccagcacccagcgcccagcacccagcacccagcacccagccgggtgacagccccccagcacccagcactcagcacccagcacccagcactcagcacccagcactcagcacccagccgggtgacagccccccagcacccagcacccagcactcagcacccacacccagcgcccagcacccagcacccagccgggtgacagccccccagcacccagcacccagcactcagcacccacacccagcgcccagcacccagcacccagccgggtgacagccccccagcacccagcacccagcgcccagcacccagcacccagcgcccagccgggtgacagccccccagcacccagcacccagcactcagcacccagcgcccagcacccagcacccagcacccagcacccagccgggtgacagccccccagcacccagcgcccagcactcagcacccagccgggtgacagccccccagcacccagcgcccagcacccagcgcccagccgggtgacagccccccagcgcccagcacccagcgcccagcacccagcactcagcacccagccgggtgacagccccccagcacccagcactcagcacccagcacccagcactcagcacccagccgggtgacagccccccagcacccagcacccagcactcagcacccagcacccagcgcccagcacccagcacccagcactcagcacccagcgcccagcacccagcacccagcacccagcacccagccgggtgacagccccccagcacccagcgcccagcacccagcgcccagccgggtgacagccccccagcgcccagcacccagcgcccagcactcagcacccagccgggtgacagccccccagcgcccagcacccagcactcagcacccagcacccagcacccagcacccagcgcccagcacccagcacccagcactcagcacccagccgggtgacagccccccagcgcccagcacccagcgcccagcacccagcacccagcactcagcacccagcactcagcacccagcgcccagcacccagcgcccagcacccagcacccagcactcagcacccagccgggtgacagccccccagcgcccagcacccagcgcccagcacccagcgcccagcacccagcacccagcactcagcacccagcgcccagcacccagcgcccagcacccagcacccagcgcccagcacccagcgcccagccgggtgacagccccccagcgcccagcacccagcacccagcgcccagcgcccagcacccagcacccagcgcccagccgggtgacagccgcccagcacccagcacccagcacccagcgcccagcacccagcacccagcgcccagcacccagcgcccagcacccagcacccagcgcccagccgggtgacagccccccagcgcccagcacccagcgcccagcacccagcacccagcacccagccgggtgacagccccccagcacccagcacccagcactcagcacccagcacccagcactcagcacccagccgggtgacagccccccagcacccagcacccagcactcagcacccacacccagcgcccagcacccagcacccagccgggtgacagccccccagcacccagcgcccagcacccagcacccagcgcccagccgggtgacagccccccagcacccagcacccagcacccagcacccagcgcccagcacccagcacccagcacccagccgggtgacagccccccagcacccagcgcccagcactcagcacccagccgggtgacagccccccagcacccagcgcccagcacccagcgcccagccgggtgacagccccccagcgcccagcacccagcacccagcactcagcacccagccgggtgacagccccccagcgcccagcacccagcgcccagcactcagcacccagccgggtgacagccccccagcgcccagcacccagcactcagcacccagcacccagcacccagcactcagcacccagcgcccagcacccagcacccagcactcagcacccagccgggtgacagccccccagcgcccagcacccagcgcccagcacccagcgcccagcacccagcacccagcactcagcacccagcactcagcacccagcgcccagcacccagcacccagcgcccagcgcccagcacccagcacccagcactcagcacccagccgggtgacagccccccagcgcccagcacccagcgcccagcacccagcgcccagcacccagcacccagcactcagcacccagcgcccagcacccagcgcccagcacccagcacccagcacccagcgcccagcacccagcacccagcacccagccgggtgacagccccccagcgcccagcacccagcacccagcgcccagcacccagcgcccagcacccagcacccagcgcccagccgggtgacagccccccagcgcccagcacccagcacccagcactcagcacccagcgcccagcacccagcacccagcacccagcgcccagcacccagcgcccagcacccagcgcccagccgggtgacagcgcccagcacccagcgcccagcgcccagcacccagcacccagcacccagccgggtgacagccccccagcacccagcacccagcactcagcacccagcacccagcactcagcacccagcactcagcacccagccgggtgacagccccccagcacccagcactcagcacccacacccagcgcccagcacccagcacccagccgggtgacagccccccagcacccagcacccagcgcccagcacccagcacccagcgcccagccgggtgacagccccccagcacccagcgcccagcgcccagccgggtgacagccccccagcgcccagcacccagcacccagcacccagccgggtgacagccccccagcgcccagcacccagcacccagcacccagccgggtgacagccccccagcgcccagcacccagcgcccagcgcccagcgcccagcgcccagcgcccagcgcccagcacccagccgggtgacagccccccagcgcccagcgcccagcacccagcgcccagccgggtgacagccccccagcgcccagcacccagcacccagccgggtgacagccccccagcacccagcacccagcactcagcacccagcacccagcacccagcactcagcacccagcgcccagcacccagcacccagcactcagcacccagccgggtgacagccccccagcgcccagcacccagcgcccagcacccagcgcccagcgcccagcacccagcactcagcacccagccgggtgacagccccccagcgcccagcacccagcgcccagcgcccagcgcccagcacccagcactcagcgcccagcgcccagcacccagcacccagcgcccagcacccagcgcccagcacccagcacccagcgcccagccgggtgacagccccccagcgcccagcacccagcgcccagcacccagcgcccagcacccagcacccagcgcccagccgggtgacagccccccagcgcccagcacccagcactcagcacccagcgcccagcacccagcgcccagcacccagcgcccagcacccagcgcccagccgggtgacagccccccagcgcccagcacccagcacccagcacccagccgggtgacagccccccagcacccagcactcagcacccagcacccagcactcagcacccagcactcagcacccagccgggtgacagccccccagcacccagcacccagcactcagcacccacacccagcgcccagcacccagcacccagcgcccagcacccagcgcccagcacccagcgcccagcacccagcacccagccgggtgacagccccccagcgcccagcacccagcgcccagcacccagcacccagcgcccagccggGTGGCGCCGAGTCCTGCTGATCCGTCCGTCCGTCTGTCGGTCCGCAGGCCCCTGGCGGCGTGGCGACGCCCCCGCTGTACGCGCAGCTGCTGGCCCTGTACCTGCTGCACAAGGACACGTGAGCCGCCCGACCGCGTTCCAGCCCCCCCACGGCGTTGTCGCTTCTGTTTACCAGCTGgcggcagacagacagacagccgacCCCCCCCAGGCAGCCGGAgacggagggggagacagagagacagagacccctgcagcctggcctccgcggggtgggggtgggggtggggccgtTCCCTGACCtgcggacggacggacggacagacggacagacggCCCCAGAGTCGCCTCCGGGCGAGGGTCTCCCGCGTGCCGCCCTGACGGAAGGTCTCCCGCCACCCAGGAACAACGCCAGGTACCTGTGGAAGCGGATCCCGCCCGCCATCAAGTCCGTGAGTGTCGCCGCGGGACCGTCCTTCCTGCTTGTCCTGGTCTTCACCCTCGGgacggagacagacagacagacggagacagagagatagccagatactggggcacagagacagacagacagacggggaGATAGCCAGATACTGGGgcacagaggcagacagacagacagacggagagaTAGCAAGATACTGGGgcacagaggcagacagacagacagacggagagaTAGCCAGATACTGgggcacagagacagacagacagagacggccagatactgagagggagagacagacacctgcagccttgcttcatcactcgtgaggctttccccctggaggaggggagtggggcttgaacccgggtccttgtgccctggtgACAGTGCTGGCGTCCCTGAGTCAGCACCCACATCCTGAGTCAGCACCCGCGTCCTGAGTCAGCACCCCTGTCCTGAGTCAGCACCCGCGTCCTGAGTCAGCACCCGCGTCCTGAGTCAGCACCCACGTCCTGAGTCAGCACCCGCGTCCTGAGTCAGCACCCACGTCCTGAGTCAGCGCCCGCGTCCTGAGTCAGCACCCACGTCCTGAGTCAGCACCCGCGTCCTGAGTCAGCACCCGCGTCCTGAGTCAGCACCCGCGTCCTGAGTCAGCACCCCTGTCCTGAGTCAGCGCCCGCGTCCTGAGTCAGCGCCCGCGTCCTGAGTCAGCACCCACGTCCTGAGTCAGCACCCGCGTCCTGAGTCAGCACCCCTGTCCTGAGTCAGCACCCGCGTCCTGAGTCAGCACCCCTGTCCTGAGTCAGCGCCCGCATCCTGAGTCAGCGCCCGCGTCCTGAGTCAGCACCACTGTCCTGAGTCAGCACCCGCGTCCTGAGTCAGCACCACTGTCCTGAATCAGCACCCGCATCCTGAGTCAGCACCCACGTCCTGAGTCAGCACCCGCGTCCTGAGTCAGCACCCACGTCCTGAGTCAGCGCCCGTTTCCTGAGTCAGCACCCGCGTCCTGAGTCAGCACCCACATCCTGAGTCAGCACCCGCGTCCTGAGTCAGCACCCACGTCCTGAGTCAGCGCCCGTGTCCTGAGTCAGCACCCGCGTCCTGAGTCAGCGCCCATGTCCTGAGTCAGCGCCCGCGTCCTGAGTCAGCGCCCGCGTCCTGAGTCAGCGCCCGCGTCCTGAGTCAGCGCCCGTGTCCTGAGTCAGCGCCCGCGTCCTGAGTCAGCACCACTGTCCTGAATCAGCACCCGCATCCTGAGTCAGCACCCCTGTCCTGAGTCAGCACCCGCATACTGAGTCAACGCCCGCGTCCTGAGTCAGCGCCCGCATCCTGAGTCAGCACCCGCGTCCTGAGTCAGCACCCGTGTCCTGAGTCAGCGCCCGTGTCCTGAGTCAGCGCCCGTGTCCTGAGTCAGCGCCCGCGTCCTGAGTCAGCGCCCGCGTCCTGAGTCAGCGCCCGCGTCCTGAGTCAGCGCCCGCGTCCTGAGTCAGCGCCCGCGTCCTGAGTCAGCGCCCGCGTCCTGAGTCAGCGCCCGCGTCCTGAGTCAGCGCCCGCGTCCTGAGTCAGCGCCCGTGTCCTGAGTCAGCACCACTGTCCTGAGTCAGCACCCGCGTCCTGAGTCAGCACCACTGTCCTGAATCAGCACCCGCATCCTGAGTCAGCACCCACGTCCTGAGTCAGCACCCGCGTCCTGAGTCAGCACCCACGTCCTGAGTCAGCGCCCGTTTCCTGAGTCAGCACCCGCGTCCTGAGTCAGCACCCACATCCTGAGTCAGCACCCGCGTCCTGAGTCAGCACCCACGTCCTGAGTCAGCGCCCGTGTCCTGAGTCAGCACCCGCGTCCTGAGTCAGCGCCCATGTCCTGAGTCAGCGCCCGCGTCCTGAGTCATCGCCCGCGTCCTGAGTCAGCGCCCGCGTCCTGAGTCAGCGCCCGTGTCCTGAGTCAGCGCCCGCGTCCTGAGTCAGCACCACTGTCCTGAATCAGCACCCGCATCCTGAGTCAGCACCCCTGTCCTGAGTCAGCACCCGCATACTGAGTCAACGCCCGCGTCCTGAGTCAGCGCCCGCATCCTGAGTCAGCACCCGCGTCCTGAGTCAGCACCCGTGTCCTGAGTCAGCGCCCGTGTCCTGAGTCAGCGCCCGTGTCCTGAGTCAGCGCCCGCGTCCTGAGTCAGCGCCCGCGTCCTGAGTCAGCGCCCGCGTCCTGAGTCAGCGCCCGCGTCCTGAGTCAGCGCCCGCGTCCTGAGTCAGCGCCCGCGTCCTGAGTCAGCGCCCGCGTCCTGAGTCAGCACCCGCGTCCTGAGTCAGCGCCCGCGTCCTGAGTCAGCGCCCGTGTCCTGAGTCAGCGCCCGCGTCGTGAGTCAGCGCCCACGTCCTGAGTCAGCGCCCGCGTCCTGAGTCAGCGCCCGCGTCCTGAGTCAGCACCCGCGTCCTGAGTCAGCACCCGCGTCCTGAGTCAGCGCCCGTGTCCTGAGTCAGCGCCCGCGTCCTTAGTCAGCGCCCGCGTCCTGAGTCAGCACCCACATCCTGAGTCTGCGCCCCTGTCCTGAGTCAGCACCCACATCCTGAGTCTGCGCCCCTGTCCTGAGTCAGCGCCCACGTCCTGAGTCAGCACCCGCGTCCTGAGTCAACGCCCACGTCCTGAGTCAGCACCCACTTGCAGGCCAACTCGGAGCTGGGCGCCATCTGGTCCGTGGGGCAGCGCATCTGGCAGAGGGACTTCCCCGGCGTCTACAGCACCATCGGCGCCCACCAGTGGTCGGAGACAGTGCAGCCCATCATGGACGCACTGAGAGGTGGGTGGGGAGGCCGCGGTCCCGGGCGGGCGGGGGGCAGCTCTGCCGTGGGCACCCGTGTCTGAAGGCCCCGTGCCCGCCCCGCAGACGCCACCCGCAGGCGCGCCCTGGCCCTGGTCTCCCAGGCCTACACCTCCATCCTGGCCGACGACTTCGCCGCCTTCGTGGGGCTGCCCGTGGAGGACGCCGTCAAAGGTGCCGCCATCACGCCTCCCTCCCTGCGCGGAGCTCGCCTGCCTCTGACTCCCGGGGTCCCGGCTCTCCGCCCACCCCATCCCTGCCTGCCGGccatggggggttgggggggtgcagCTGCTCCTGCCCAGTCACGACCCTCCCCTCGAGCAcgggcctcccccaccccccacaacccccacctcacccccccacTCGCTCACccacccgcacccccacccccacccgtgcTGTTGCAGGGGTTCTAGAGCAAGGATGGCGGGCCGACTCCACCACCAGGATGGTGGTGCCCAAGAAGCCAGGTAGGCGCCTCCTGATACTCCAGGTGGCATTTGCCtggggtggggacgggggggggggtcatctgCCCCGTGGCCCCCACGCCCTGGTCCCCAAGGCTGGTCCCCATGAGGGACACATCTTCTCAGCCGCTGTCACCTGGGAGCTCCACGCGGGCGGCCCTGAACCTCCACGACCACTCTTTCTGCTCTGTGGGacagagacagacccctgcaggggggagcgggggctcgaacccgggtcctcgtagTGTGCGCTCGGCCAGGAGTCCAGTGAGCGCCGCTCTCCGGCTCCTCTCCCGCCGCTGCGGAGACACTGCGGGACCCGGGCTCGGCTTCCTGCGGCGACGCTCTGACCACTCTGCTCCCTCAGTCGCAGGAGCCCTGGAGGCAGCCATGAGCAGGTTCACCCCCCTGGCGGGTatgtgtctgtccgtctgtctgctCCTCCCGGCCCCCCGGGTGGGCCTGGCCTCGCCCCCTCTCGGTGCAGGAGCCGTCAGGGCCCCGGCCAGGCCAGGGTGGGCGGGagggcacggggtgggggtgggctcagGTCTCCAGGTCTGTCCCTGCGCTGCCCTGGGGCCACTGTCCACTTCACTGGACGGGACAGAGACGCGGAGATGGAGGGAGACgcggagagggacagagatgcagagacggacagagacacggagatggagggagagggagacagacatggagagggacagaggagatggagggagacgcggagagggacagagatgcagagacggacagagacgcggagatggagggagagggagacagacatggagagggacagaggagatggagggagacgcagagagggacagagatgcagagacggacagagacgcggagagggagggagacagacgggGAGACGGAGGGAGAcgcggagatggagggagagggaggcagcttggagaagggagggagacagatgcggagagggacagagacgcggagatggagggagagggagggagacgcggagagggagacagacgtggagagggacagaggagagggagggagacgcggagttggagggagagggaggcagcgTGGAGAGGCGGAGACCCGCAGCCCTACccctgctcctgaagctcccctgcccggggtggggggaggggctcgCACCCGGGTCCTCGTGGGGCGGCTCAGACGGGTCAGCGGTGAATCCCGggcaccacccctgggcaccttggcccggcctGACCTGCTTCCCCCACAGAACCCGGCCCGCTCCCCGCCATCCCCAACGAGCAGCAGCTGGCCAGGCTGACCGACTACGTGGCCTTCCTGGAGAACTGACCGCCGCCAGACGCCAGGACGGACACGCAGACAGACCCGTGTCCCCGCCCGTCCCGTCCGCCCTCCCGGGCACCCGGCGGCCCCTCTGTCCTGGGTCCAGGCTCGCCGGTCCTCCTGTGTctgtcaataaatatttaattctcGAGCGGTGCCCTCCCTGCAGACGCGGCTCTGGGGAAGGCTCCCCTGTCTCCTCGAGGAGGCGGGAGCTtctcattctgtctgtctgtctgtctgtctgtctgtctgtctctgaaaaaggCAGCGCAGCGGTGAGGCCGGGCCTGCAGCACTGACCTGGTGGGTCCGGGCAGTGGTTGGTGTCTGTCCCTCAGGCTGAGCGCTCTCAGGCCGCCTGCCGCTGGGGGTTGGGGTCGCCGGCCAGGGGCCGTCTTGAGGAAGTGCTGGCCCCGGGTTCGAATGTCCAGGGACTAAGCACACAGTGTCTCTGGGGCCCTGACGCTCGGCCACTGGGGCTGCGGTGGCCAGTGGCAGTGGGGTCTCGGCTGTGTCCTGCCCGGGGCAGCTCCCTCCCCACGGGAGGGGTCCGGGTCTGGGGTCGGGTCGAGCAGCCCCGCGGGCAGGACACTGGTCAGCAGTGGCAGGTGTCTGGCGAGGACAGGGGGGCTGCGGGTCAGGGCCGCCCCTCCGCCTGCACAGGACTGTCACCCCCGGAGCCGGTGAGGCGCGGGACGTCAGTCGTACCTCCCCCCGCGGTGGCTGAAGAGACTGCTGGGGGGCGGGCGGGGTCACAGCGAGCCACTGGGGCACGTGGGGAAAAGCTGCCTCCTGCGAGTCCCACACTCATCCCATCCTccaccaccaggacctgaacccccaacaCGCCAGGCCCAGCCCTCGCTCTGCTGTGTCCCCTTCTGTCTGGTTTCTCAGCtcctgtccctgagtgagaccagcccgtcttcacccttctctctctggctgatctcacgtcacaggattccttcaggctTCATCCAggatgaggggaagaaggtgacctcatccttcttcacagctgagtagtattccaccgtACATAGGCCATAGCTGTCTCAGCCGCTCACCTGCTGCCGGACACCTGGGtggcctccaggttttggctgttagacATTGTGCTGCCGTGGACACAGGTGTGATGGGTGCGTATGGTTCCTGGGGAGtcttccccaggagaggagctgCAGCGTCCCAGGGCAGCTCCACTCAGCCTCTGAGCTCCCCACGGCTGCCTCACCTGCTCCACTGCAGACACGGCTCCGCCGGGCTGTCTGTGACCGGAGAGGCCGCGGCTGCTCGACGGGACCCCACATCTGGGCCCGGACTCTGCTCCTCTGGctcctgtctcccatcagtgTTTAGGCCCTGCTGGGGGTCCCTAggaaccccctcccctcccctctcccctgcccctcccccgcaGCAAGGTCAGGGTCTCCGGGGTCCTCGCGTGCTTTCTGCTGGAGAGCAGGAGCCCTGGCGGGTGACCCGGGGACAGGCCTGTGTGGGTCGGGGCCCCGGACTGGAGATGGGCGTCACCTTGGAGAGAGCTTCCAGATGGTTCTGCGGGTCAGCGCCCACGCGGCCGGCCAGACACTGGGAAGGGGGACAGCTGGGGgtgtgacagacagacaggaagggaCGGCAGATGCGCTGAAGCAGAGACAGCTGGCAGCCAGCCCGTCTCTGCCCTTGGCATGGCCACTGCGGCTCCCAGTGGAGGGATGGGGTGGAATTCGGCCCGTTAGCTCATGATTTTGTAAGTCGTGTGATTTATAAaaaccaaaacttttttttccccagagccccgctgagctctggctggtgacagtgcaggggattgatagcacctgggactttggagccacaggcaggagaggctcttagcataaccatcatgctgtctacccctccctAATAAGGAAATTTTAAGAATAATTTTCACCTTTCCCACAGTTGATTATTTCATGTGCTTTTTCCctccataattttaaaaaacgcTGAAACGAACTCGCTTACAAAATATTTGGCCCTGTCCCCATTAACAGAGAGGAAGTGAGTGACCAGACAGGAATGTTCTTCATAAAACACGTTGCAAAATTCATTTCAGAACATTGGAAAAGACTCCCCTTCAACAACAAGCCAGCTTCAGGGGCCTTCTGAGGCCGCAGTGGGCTCCAGCCCAGCGTGCAATGCCGCTTCCCAGGCCTGGCTGGGCTGGCAGCGTCTCCATCGGGGGTCTGAGCAGGAGGAGGGGAGGCGGGCTGGGCCTTGAGGGCATGGAGACCCTTCCCCACGGGCCGCCCCCCTCTCTACCTGCTGAGCACACGTTCCTGGCTGCTTCTCCGCGGTCGGTTCTGTGTTGATGGAGCCCCAGTGAGTGGCTCTCTGGCCACTGCCGTAGACCAGATGTCAGTCAGCTTCCTCaggagcctggaatgttcccagtgtCGGAAAAGACACTCAAACGCTACTGTCTGAGAACGAAGAccgggcagtgacgcacctggccGCACACAGTACAagatgcaaggacccgggttcaagtccccacgccccacctgcaggggggaagcgtcataagcggtgaagcagggctgcaggggtcggtctctctctctctctctctctctctctctctctctgcctccccttccaatacaatggaaaagttggcctccaggagcagtgggttcatagtgcagacactgggcCCCAGAGAcaagcctggaggcaaatgaGGACTTCACCTTCTTTAGCCCATCTTGATGGAGCTGGGAGgagtcatgtgaagtgagataaatcagaaagaggaggaggaagatgggacGGCCTCACAGAAGTCGAACATCAAGATGAGGGGCAAACACTGAGCAGAGCTCGGACCGCAGCTGGCCGAGGCGGGGGCGTggggtcaggtcctgggacaggacGGCGGAGGAGGACCCCGGGGGGCTGAACCCTCACGGGAAACGGGACCGTCACACTTGAACAGACCGCTGGACTCTGCCGACTGTGGCCCAGCAGCCCCCCAGAAGGAAATCGCGGAAACCAGCTGGAGTGGCCGGCAGCCCCGTGGCCCCGGACGGCGTCTCCGCTGAGACAGGACGGAGCCAGGGCAGGAGCTCGGGGGCAGCTGGACCCCAGGTCGCCACAGTGAGCGCCCGGGCCCGCCGGGGGTCTCTGTCGCTGTGGGGCCGGCCGGCCGTGCACATGCACACGCGGGGCCCCCAGCGGCCGTCCCGCACCTGCGGCTCCTGGGCTCAACGACGGCTCGAGGGGTCGGCCTCCCAGAGCGCACGCGGCTCGGGGAGCAAAGGGCGACGTCCAGGTGGCCTCCGTCCTCCCGTCTTACTTGACAGGACACAGAgcaactgagagaggagacagagagacagacgccAGCAGCCCTGCCGCACCGcccgtgaagtttcccccctgcaggtggggaccaggggcttgaacccgggtccttgagccctgatgtgtgtgctcaaccaggtgcgtcaccacgcAGCCCCCCAAATTAGTGAACTATttcttggtttggttttgttttcaagtatctttattattattttttatgtgtgTACAAAtgattgcatttactgttgactgtaaaacatgaatcccccaatacattttttaaaagacagaagatAAAggactattactattttttaaatcaatggacagaacagagaaatcgagagaggaggggagggagggaaggagagagacagagggacccctgcagacctccttcaccactcgtgaagcttcccctgcaggtggggagccggggctcgaacccgggtctgcGCACCGGTGCTTGGCATTGAGTACTACATGCGTCTGACTGGGTGCCCCCGCCGGGCCCTCCGAGCAGGCCACCAGTGCGCTGACTGAGTGGAGGAGGCGTGACTGCTCCGGCCTCATGGCCCCCAGCCCGGCCCCCCTCCCGCCTTGGTCAGAGCCCCGGAACACGTGAGGTGAGGCGCGTCTGTCTGACTGCCCCGACCGCTTCCTCGACCCTCTGGCGGGCGGAGAGGCCAGTGCCGCCAGCCACCAGCCTTGGAAGGACACCTGAGGCCGGGCTGGTGAAGCGCACACCCTGCTA
This genomic interval from Erinaceus europaeus unplaced genomic scaffold, mEriEur2.1 scaffold_760, whole genome shotgun sequence contains the following:
- the COPS8 gene encoding COP9 signalosome complex subunit 8 translates to MPVAVMAEGAFSFRKLLDQCESQELEAPGGVATPPLYAQLLALYLLHKDTNNARYLWKRIPPAIKSANSELGAIWSVGQRIWQRDFPGVYSTIGAHQWSETVQPIMDALRDATRRRALALVSQAYTSILADDFAAFVGLPVEDAVKGVLEQGWRADSTTRMVVPKKPVAGALEAAMSRFTPLAEPGPLPAIPNEQQLARLTDYVAFLEN